One window of the Lemur catta isolate mLemCat1 chromosome 6, mLemCat1.pri, whole genome shotgun sequence genome contains the following:
- the XPOT gene encoding exportin-T → MDEQALLGLNPNADSDFRQRALAYFEQLKISPDAWQVCAEALAQRTYSDDHIKFFCFQVLEHQVKYKYSELTSVQQQLIRETLISWLQAQMLNPQPEKTFIRNKAAQVFALLFVTEYLTKWPKFFFDILSVVDLNPRGVDLYIRILMAIDSELVDRDVVHTSEEARRNTLIKDTMREQCIPNLVESWYQILQNYQYTNSEVTCQCLAVVGAYVSWIDLSLIANDRFINMLLGHMSIEVLREEACDCLFEIVNKGMDPVDKMKLVESLCQVLQSAGFFSIDQEEDVDFLARFSKLVNGMGQSLIVSWTKLIKNGDIKNAQEALQAIETKVALMLQLLIHEDDDISSNIIGFCYDYLHILKQLTVLSDQQKANVEAIMLAVMKKLTYDEEYNFENEGEDEAMFVEYRKQLKLLLDRLAQVSPELLLASVRRVFSSTLQNWQTTRFMEVEVAIRLLYMLAEALPVSHGAHFSGDVSKASALQDMMRTLVTSGVSSYQHTSVTLEFFETVVRYEKFFTVEPQHIPCVLMAFLDHRGLRHSSAKVRSRTAYLFSRFVKSLNKQMNPFIEDILNRIQDLLELSPPENGYQSLLSSDDQLFIYETAGVLIVNSEYPAERKQGLMRNLLTPLMEKFKILLEKLMLAQDEERQASLADCLNHAVGFASRTSKAFSNKQTVKQCGCSEVYLDCLQTFLPALSCPLQKDILRSGVRTFLHRMIICLEEEVLPFIPSASEHMLKDCEAKDLQEFIPLINQITAKFKIQVSPFLQQMFMPLLHAIFEVLLRPAEENDQSAALEKQMLRRSYFAFLQTVTGSGMSEVIANQGAENVERVLVTVIQGAVEYPDPIAQKTCFIILSKLVELWGGKDGPVGFADFVYKHIVPACFLAPLKQTFDLADAQTVLALSECAVTLKTIHLKRGPECVQYLQQEYLPSLQVAPEIIQEFCQALQQPDAKVFKNYLKVFFQRAKP, encoded by the exons ATGGATGAACAGGCTCTTTTAGGGCTAAATCCAAATGCTGATTCAGACTTTAGACAAAGG GCCTTGGCCTATTTTGAGCAATTAAAGATTTCCCCAGATGCTTGGCAGGTGTGTGCAGAAGCTCTAGCCCAGAGGACATACag tgatgATCACATAAAGTTTTTCTGCTTTCAAGTACTAGAACATCAAGTTAAATACAA GTATTCAGAACTAACCAGTGTTCAACAACAACTAATTAGGGAGACACTCATATCTTGGCTTCAAGCTCAG ATGCTGAATCCCCAACCAGAGAAGACCTTTATACGAAACAAAGCAGCCCAAGTGTTCGCCTTGCTTTTTGTCACAGAGTATCTTACTAAATGGCCCAAGTTTTTTTTTGACATTCTCTCAGTAGTGGACCTAAATCCAAGGGGAGTAGATCTATACATCCGAATCCTCATGGCTATTGATTCTGAATTGGTGGATCGTGATGTTGTGCATACATCAGAG gaggCTCGTAGGAATACTCTCATAAAAGATACCATGAGGGAACAGTGCATTCCAAATCTAGTGGAATCATGGTaccaaatattacaaaattatcaGTATACTAATTCAGAAGTGACATGTCAGTGCCTTGCAGTAGTTGGGGCTTATGTTTCTTGGATAGACTTATCTCTTATAGCCAATGATAG GTTTATAAATATGCTGCTAGGTCACATGTCAATAGAAGTTCTACGGGAAGAAGCATGTGactgtttatttgaaattgtaAATAAAGGAATGGACCCTGTTGATAAAATGAAACTAGTAGAATCTTTGTGTCAAGTATTACAGTCTGCTGGGTTTTTCAGCATTGACCAG GAAGAAGATGTTGACTTCTTGGCCAGATTTTCTAAGCTGGTAAATGGAATGGGACAGTCATTGATAGTTAGCTGGACTAAATTAATTAAGAATGGGGATATCAAGAATGCTCAAGAGGCACTACAAGCGATTGAAACAAAAGTGGCACTGATGTTGCAGCTACTAATTCATGAGGATGATGACATCTCTTCTAACATTATTGGATTTTGTTATGATTATCTTCACATTTTGAAACAG CTTACAGTGCTCTCGGATCAGCAGAAAGCTAATGTAGAG GCAATCATGTTGGCCGTTATGAAAAAATTAACTTATGATGAAGAATATAACTTTGAAAATGAG GGTGAAGATGAAGCCATGTTTGTAGAATATAGAAAACAACTGAAGTTGTTGTTGGACAGGCTTGCTCAAGTTTCACCAGAGTTACTGCTGGCTTCTGTTCGCAGAGTTTTTAGTTCTACACTGCA GAATTGGCAGACTACACGGTTTATGGAAGTTGAAGTAGCAATAAGATTGCTGTATATGTTGGCAGAAGCTCTTCCAGTATCTCATGGTGCTCACTTCTCAGGTGATGTTTCAAAAGCTAGTGCTTTGCAGGATATGATGAGAACT TTGGTAACATCAGGAGTCAGTTCCTATCAGCATACATCTGTGACATTAGAGTTCTTTGAAACGGTTGTTAGATATGAAAAGTTTTTCACAGTCGAACCTCAACACATTCCGTGTGTACTA ATGGCTTTCTTAGATCACAGAGGTCTGCGGCATTCTAGTGCAAAAGTCCGGAGCAGGACTGCTTACCTGTTTTCTAGATTTGTCAAATCTCTCAA taAACAAATGAATCCTTTCATTGAAGATATTTTGAATAGAATACAAGACTTATTAGAGCTTTCTCCACCT GAGAATGGTTACCAGTCCTTGTTGAGCAGCGATGATCAactatttatttatgagacagctGGAGTACTGATTGTTAATAGTGAATACCCAGCTGAAAGGAAGCAGGGATTAATGAGGAATCTGTTGACCCCACTAATGGAGAAGTTTAAAATTCTATTAGAAAAACTGATGCTGGCACAAGATGAAGAAAGACAGGCATCCCTAGCAGACTGTCTCAACCATGCTGTTGGATTTGCCAG TCGAACCAGCAAAGCTTTCAGCAACAAGCAGACTGTGAAACAATGTGGTTGTTCCGAAGTTTATCTGGACTGTTTACAGACATTCTTGCCAGCGCTCAGTTGTCCCTTACAAAAGGATATTCTCAGAAGTGGAGTTCGCACTTTCCTTCATCGAATGATTATTTGCCTCGAGGAAGAAGTTCTTCCATTCATCCCATCTGCCTCAGAACACATGCTTAAAGATTGTGAAGCAAAAGACCTCCAGGAGTTCATTCCTCTTATCAACCAGATCACAGCCAAATTTAAG atACAGGTATCCCCATTTTTACAACAGATGTTCATGCCTCTGCTTCATGCAATTTTTGAAGTGCTGCTCCgaccagcagaagaaaatgacCAGTCTGCTGCTTTAGAGAAGCAGATGTTGCGGAGGAGTTACTTTGCTTTCCTACAAACAGTCACAGGCAGTGGAATGAGCGAAGTGATAGCAAATCAAG GTGCAGAGAATGTAGAAAGAGTGCTGGTTACTGTTATCCAAGGAGCAGTTGAATATCCGGATCCAATTGCacagaaaacatgttttattattcTCTCAAAGTTGGTAGAACTCTGGG GAGGTAAAGATGGACCAGTGGGATTTGCTGATTTTGTCTATAAGCACATTGTCCCTGCATGCTTCCTGGCACCTTTAAAACAAACCTTTGACCTGGCAGATGCACAAACAGTATTG GCTTTATCTGAGTGTGCAGTGACACTGAAAACAATTCATCTCAAACGG GGCCCAGAATGTGTTCAGTATCTTCAACAAGAATACCTGCCCTCCTTGCAAGTAGCTCCAGAAATCATTCAG GAATTTTGTCAAGCGCTTCAGCAACCTGATgcgaaagtttttaaaaattacttaaag